The Phycisphaeraceae bacterium genome segment ATGCCCCGGATGTGCTGTCCGCCATTCACCGCGACTACCTGCTCGCCGGGGCGGACATCATCACCGCCAATACGTTCCGCACGCAGGAACGCACGCTGGCGCAGGCGGGCCGACCCGGCCAAGGACGCGAACTCACCCTGCGGGCGGTTGAGATCGCGCGGCGGGCGCGCGACGCCATCAACTCCGACGCCCAAGTGGCCGGCTCGGTCGCGCCGTTGGAGGACTGTTACGAACCGGATCGTTCGCCGCCATTCGAGCAATGCCTGGAAGAACACGCGGACCACATCGACGCACTCATCGAGGGCGGCGCGGACCTGCTGCTCATCGAGACCATGAACACAGTGCATGAGGCCCGGGCCGCGATTGAAGTCGCACGCGAGCGCCTGCCGGGCCGGTGGATCGCCAGTTGCTGCCTGCGCTCGGATGGTCCATCAGGGGTTCTCCTTTCGGGTGAGCCGGTCGGGGCGCTTGGTCCGTATCTTGCCGGGGCCTTCGCGGTGGGGGTGAATTGCGCCAGCGCGGCATCGCTGGCGGCTCAGATCGATCACCTGCGGCGACTCGTCGAACCGGGAACGCGGCTGATCGCCTACGCCAACATCGGTCGCCCCGATCCCGTCCGCGGCTGGGTCAATACCGACGCCGTCAACCCGGCCCGCTACGCCGAACACGCCCGGACGTGGCTCAAGGCCGGCGCCAGCATCATCGGCGGTTGCTGCGGCACGACGCCCGCAACAATTGCCGCCCTTGCCGCGTTGAAGGTGTGATACAGTGGTCAGAGCGGCGTGTCACGACGCCGGAATCGTCGTCATTGGACCACATCGTTCGAGTCATCAACAGGAGGGTATCCATGCTCCTTTCCACGCTGATCGTGTCATGCTCACTCACCACGGCGTCACCCGCAGCGACCCCCGTGCCGATGCCCGTCCGGCTCACCGTGACGCAGGATGACCGGCTTCACGCCTTGGAACTGCGGGCGGCGGAGATCAAGGCCGCCATGGCGAAGGCCCGCGAGGCCGGACGCCTGGACGAGGTCGAGCGTCTGGAGCGGTCGATGCAGGAAGTCCGCCACATGATGGAGGAGGTTCGCGCATCGATCAAACAGCAGAAGGAGCGAGCGTCAGTCGACAAGCCCCTTCCGCCCGACGCCCGCAAGGAACCCGCGCCGCCCCGCGACAAGCCGCTTCCGCCTGGAGCCGCCGAACTGGAGAAGCAGGAGCAGCAGATTCGCCACCTGAAGGAGGCCATCGGCCACCTGCGCGAGGCGGGCATGATCGACGCCGCCGAACACCTGAGCCAGGAACTGGAACGTCGCCATCACGCCCTGCGACAGCGTGTCGGCGGCGCCGCGGAAGCCGAACGAGCCGCCCTCGAACGCGCCCAGAAGGAGCGTGCCAATGCCGAGCGTGCCCGGGCCGAGGCGATGGAGCGCGAGGTCAGGGCTCGCGCCGAGCGGGAGGGCGCGCTGCGACAGCCCGGGCCCGGAGCGGGCGGACCCGGCATGGAGCGCCTCGAGCGGCTGGAGATGACCGTGCAGGAACTGGCCGCTCACGTGCGCGAACTGACAGCGATCATCGAGCAGATGCGACGTGAGCGCGGCGGCGCGGCCCGTCAGCCGCTGCCGTAATCGCGGTACATCCCCTCTTCCAGAGGGAGAGGGGCCAAGATGGTTCACGTCGAGGGCCTTGTCACCGCACGTTCGCGCCGTTCAGCAGCGCCGCGAAGTCGCGCGGCGAGAGTTCCCGCAGCGACCGCACCACCCGCTCGGCGTGCGCCACGTCGGAATGCGTGCGGCCGGTCGAGATCACGCCCACGCAGGTCATCCCGGCGCGGTGCGCCGCCTCCACGCCCGCCGGGGCGTCCTCCACCACCACGCAGCGGGCGGGCGGCACGCCCAGACGCTCGGCGGCGAGCAGGAACACCTGCGGGTCGGGCTTGCCGCGCGTCACGTCCATGCCCGTCACCAGCGCGTTGAAGGCGTGCGCCATGCCCAGGCGCTCCACGGCCAGTTGCACGTTCTCCGGGGGTCCGGACGAACCGGCGGCGATGCGGAACCCCGCCTGATGCAGGCCACGGATGAGCTCCGCCGCTCCATCCATGGCGGGAAACGCCGCAGCCACGATCTCGCGGTAGAGCGCCTCCTTGCGATCGTCGACGGCGCGGATCGCCTCATCACTCAGCGCCTCGCCATTCGGCCAGAGCAGCCGGATGATGTCGCGGCTGGTGCGCCCGAAGGTGCGAGCAAAGTCCTCGCGCGTGAAGGGCACTTCGTGCTCGCGGGCCGTCGCCTGCCAGCTCTCCAGGTGCGCGTGGTAGGAATCGACCAGGACACCATCGACATCGAAGATCACGGCTTGCATGGGTCTTGCTTCGAGGTCCACCGATGAACACGGATGAACTGGATGAATGATCCGGGAGCGATGCACGGCGCCCGGAATGCGCCGTGCGAGTCGCCAACAGGCGCATCCGTCAGAAGGACGGAAGCGCCTCGTGAGCCCCCTCGCGTCGCATCGTCATCCGACACGCGTGGCCTCGCATGACTCCCTCACGAGGGCGGCGAACGCCTCGCCGCGCGCTTCGTAGTTGGCGAACTGATCGAGCGAGGCGCAGCCGGGCGAGAGCAGCAGCACGTCGCCCGGCCGCAGGCGCGCCATGGCCGCCGCGACGGCGCGTTCGAGCGTCTCCGCGTAGACCGCGTGGCGCGTCGATGAAGCAGCATCGCAGCCCACGACAAACGAAACACGCTCGGCCAGGTCGATGATCCGTCGCCCGGTCAGCCCGATGGCGTACAGCCCGCCCAGCCGCGGCCCGAGGCGGGCGATGGGCGACAGGTCGGCCCCCTTGTCGCTGCCGCCGACGATCAGGTGAACGCGGGCCGGGTCATCGAAGGACGCCACCGCCAGCAGCGTCGCCTCCGGTGTGGTGGACTTCGAGTCGTTGTAATACCGCACGCCATCGTGCTCCGCCACCAGTTGCAGCCGATGGGGCAGTCCCGGAAAGTCCGCCAGCGCCGCGGCGGCTTCGTCCGGCGAGCATTCTGTCATGGCCGACGCCGCGTGACTCGCCGTCCAGGCGTTGCGCTGGTTGTGGCCGCCGGGCACGCGCAATGGAATCACGCGCGCCGGGAGCAACTCGTCGGATCGGATCAGCACATCGCCCGGCCCCTGCGCCCTCGTGATGTTCATCTTCGACTCGCGGTACTGCTCGAACGTGCCGTGCCAGTCGAGATGGTTGGGCGCGATGTTGGTGATCACCGCCACGCGGGGAGACCACGCGGGAGCGCCCGGCTGCCCCACTCCCGCCCCCAGCCAGTGCAGCTGGGCGCTCGAGAGTTCGAGCACCACCAGGTCACTCGCCCCGATCGGGTCATCCGCTCCGGGCGTCAGACGGTCGAGCAGCGAGCCGCCGATGTTGCCGCCCAGGTGCGCCCGATGGCCGAGCCGAAGCAGCGCGTGATGGATCATCGCGCTGGTGGTGCTCTTGCCCGCGCTGCCGGTGACGCCGATGACGCGGCGGCGATCAAGCCGCTCCGTCACCAGGCGGATCTCCGTGGTGATCGGCACGCCCGCCGCGCGGGCGGCGTTCAGCAGCGGGTTCTCCCACGGCCTGGGCACGGCGGGGTTGGCGATCACCACGTCGTGCGATGTGAAATCGCGCTCGTCGTGGGCGCCCAGCCGAAGCACGACGCGGCCCGCATCGATCAGGTCGCGCAGAGCAGCGACGGACGCCGCAAGCTTCTCCGCCGGGGCGGTATCGGTGACGGTCACGCGCGCCCCCTGCCCTGCCAGCCAGCGCGTCACGCCCAGCCCGCCGCCGAAGCGTCCCAGCCCCATGACCAGCACCCGTTGATTGCGAAGTGAATCCATGCGCGGGATGGTAGGTGAATCGGTGGTTGGACCCTGGCTTGTGGTCTTTGGCTGCCGTCAACGTTCAGCCCGTTGCCATGCGCCGAGCGCCGCCGCATCCACAGCCGTCTCTCACCCGCTGCCCGGCGTGGGGCTCATCTGCCCCCCGCCGCAGTCGAATGAGACGGGCACGAAGCACAGGAACTGAAAGGGCTTCGCGCCCTTGTTGACGAACTGGTGCAGCGCGTTGGGCTTGACGAACACGACATCTCCCTGCCTGATCTCGCGAAACTCGCCATCCTGCTCCACCGTGGCCTCGCCCGCCACCACGTACACCTCGTGCTCGTAGTTGTGGCTGTGGCGCGGTGTGTGTCCGCCGGGCTCGACCGTGAAATGCCGCATGGCGAAGGTGGGCGCGCCATCACCCCGACCGACCATCATGCGCATGGTCACGCCCTTCACTCCATCCATCTCCATGGGCTTGCCCGGCGTGTCCTCGGCGCGTCGAATGAGCATGGCGATCTCCTTGGCGGCATTATTCGCTGGTGGGTGGAGGTAGGCATCAAGGCATCGGGCTGCAGGGTGGGTCGAGTCTGTGACGCCCACCGATTCCTGCGAACTCCGCACGCCGCACGCCGCACTCAGCACTCAGAACTCAGCACTCAGCACTCATCACCCAGCACTCTCCACTCGCCGCACCGCTATCTTTCCCCATGACCACTCCGCCGCCGCGCCCCATCATCCACACCTTCGTCCTCGGCGACTACCAGACCAACTGCTTCGTGGTCGAAGCGCCGCCCTCGCGCGACTGCTGGATCGTGGACTGCGGCCAGGAGCCGGAGGAACTCATCGACTTCATCCGCTCGCGCGGGCTGAAGCCCGTCGCCCTGCTGCTGACGCACGCGCATCTCGACCACATCGCGGGCATCGACATCGCCCGCCGCGCGCTGGGGCCGATGCCCATGTTCATTCACCGGGCGGAGGCGGGCTTCTGCTCCGACCCCATGGCCAACCTGTCGATCCTGACCGGACGGCCCGTGAGCGTGACGGAGCCGGAGAACCTGCTCAGCGGCGGCGAGACGCTTCAACTCGCGGGCACGCGCTGGCGCGTTCTCCACACGCCCGGCCACTCGCCCGGCGGCGTGTGCTACATCCACGATGACTCCAGGCAGGCCCTCGTGGGCGACACGCTCTTCGCCGGCTCGATCGGCCGCTTCGACTTCCCCACCTCCGACCCGGACGCGCTGCGGACCTCGATCCTGGAGACAATCATGTCCCTGCCCGACGACATGACAGTCCATCCAGGCCACGGCCCGGCGACGACCATCGGGCGCGAGCGAAAGACAAATCCGTATGTGCGCGGGGGGTGGTGAGCATGGCGTCCCGGCGTCGCTAATCCCCTCGCTCGTGCCGTAGGCGCGACAGTTCCGCACGGAGCGGCGCCCAGTACAGCGCATCCGCCTCGCGCTCCCGCTGCTCTTCGGCCCGCAGCGCTTCCCGCACGCCCGGTTCATCGTGCTTGAGCGCGGCCGCCACGGCCGGGCGATCCGCCGCCATGATTCGAGCCGTTTCGGTATGCGCCGAGGCAACTTCGATGAGATACCGTGGCGTCCGCAGCTCCCGCAGCCAGAACCGCACCTGCTGCGGCGTGGGTGCGTCGCCCGCGCCGAGAAAACTGGCATCCACCAGCCGGGCCACCATCGGCCAGTCCTTGTCGCGCTGGGTCTTCTTGGCGGCCACCAGATCCTCCAGCGACAGAGCATCCACCGACCCATCCGGCAGGTGAAAAGTCGTTCGCCGCTCCCACAGCGATTCGAACTCGTCAACGCCGCGCAGCCGCGTCATGACATCCACCCGCATGCCCCGCGCCTCGGGATGCCCGCACCGAAAATGAACGGCCAGCCCCATGTCGAGGAAGCGCGGCTCGAACGGCGGCACGGCAATACAACTCGCCTGAAGCTCGTCAAGCGCGCGTTCCAGACGACTGAGATTCACGGGATCGCCCAGCACGATCAGATCGGTGTCGCGGCTAAACTCCGCTCCGCCGTACAACACGCACGCCTGGCCGCCCATCAGCAGCGAGCGCACGCCATTCGTCCTCATCGAAGAAAGGACTCTGTGGATCGGGTTCGGGATCAAGCGTGCCTCCCAGCGCGAGGTACGTCCGCCACAGTTCCATGCTCGCTTCCCACCGCTGGAGCGGCGTCATGCAGATCCAGTCCGCCTGCTCCGGGTCAAGCTCTTCGAGGAACTGGCGCACTTGCTCGCGCATGGTCGATCCTAGGCCCGCCCGACCACCCACCGATCGGCATGGTCACACACCGTCCACTCCAACCCCAACTTGTCTCCTCCCCTTCAGGATTGCATTCCTCCTCGCACACGGGCCGCGCCTGAATCCCGGCTACGATCCCCTCCCACGCCCTCGACCGGATGAACCCCCGCATGGCCCTGTTCCGACGATCCAAGAAACTACCCGGCAAGGAGAAGCCCCAGCCCACAACCTGGTACGGGCGGCTGTGGGTCAACTGGATTCGCCCCATCGGCCTGGCCGTGCTCATCGTCTTCGGCTTCCGCTCCATGTTCATCGACTGGAACGATGTACCCTCCTCCTCCATGGAGCCGACCATCCTCGTCGGCGACCGCATCTTCGTGAATCGCACCGCCTTCGGGCTGCAGGTGCCCTTCTCCACCGCGCTCGGCGGGCCGTGGTGGATTCTCAAATGGGGCCAGCCGCAGCGCGGCGATATCGTCGTCTTCTTCGCCACCCAGAAAGAACCCGGCGGCGCCACCGCCACCCGGCGGCTCGTCAAACGCATCGCGGGCGTGCCCGGCGACACGCTGGAAATGCGCAACGGAGTCCTCAGCGTGAACGGCAAGCCGGTCGAAACGCGCGAGGGCAACGCCGGCAAGTACGCCCGGCTCGATCTGCACGGCGTCCACCCCGACCAGGCCGCGTTCTCGCAGGAAGTGCTGGGCGATGTGCTGCACCCCGTCATGCACACACACAACTCGCGCTCGCCCTTCTCCACCTTCGGCCCGGTGGTGGTGCCCGAGGGTCACTACCTGATGATGGGCGACAACCGCAACAACAGCCGCGACTCGCGCCGCGTCGAAGGGCTGCCGGATGAGAACAACGGCTTCGGCTTTGTGCCCCGCGAGAAGATCGTCGGCCGCGCATTCGGCGTGGCGTTCTCGGTGGACAAGGTGCCCTCCTTCCGCCCGCGCTGGGAGCGGTTCTTCCGCGGCTTCGATCAGACGCGCGTGGAAGCGCCGGCGGGCAACTGACGCCTGACTCGGCGAGGCAGGCGTCGTGGATGCGGGTGTCCAGTGGAGCAGGCGTCCCCGCCTGCCATCGATTACTCCTCCTCCGCCCTTGGCTTGTACCGCGCCACCACCTCCGCCTGGATGTTGGGCGGCGTCTGCTCGTCGTGGCTGTCCTCCACCGTCGACGGGCGCGGGACGAACCGGTCCCGCTCACGCCGCGACTTGCTGATACGAAAACTCCGGGATGCCGGTGCGCCGCGAGGCGTGTTCGATCGTCAGCGCGCAGAGGTTGCCCTGGGCGTCGAGGTCGAGCGTCGTGTTCTCATCGAGATCGCGGGTGTGGGCGACCGCCCCGTCCTCGCGGAACTCGATCAGCAGCGTGTCGGTGTCGGTGAAGTAGCGGATTCTCATGGTCGAAAGTCGCGATCGAAGAAAGCGTTGTGAACCGTGAGGCGGTCCTCCAGGAGCACGACGCGAAGGTATCGGCCTTCGTGCTCGGGCACGGGCGCCCATCGGCGGACTCGGCCGTCGGCCTGCACCACCTCGCGGAGCGGGTGAGAGACCGCCCGTTCGATCCATTCGTCGCGGATGATAGCGCGGTCGGGACGCTGCCGAATCGCCAGAAAGTACTGGGTGAACTTCAAGGGCATGAGCACGATCCGTGGCGGGTTTCACTCGATGATTCGCTCCGCCCGCCCGCGCTTCCCTTCGCCTACTCCTCCTCCGCCCTTGGCTTGTACCGCGCCACCACTTCCGCCTGGATGTTGGGCGGCGTCTGCTCATCGTGGCTGTATTCCATGCTGTACGAGCCCGCGCCGCCCGTGATGGACTTGAGCTGGGCGGAGTACGACATCACTTCCGCCAGCGGCACCTCGGCCTTCACCACCGCCTGGTTGCCGGGCAGCATGTCGGTGCCCTGGATGCGGCCGCGGCGGCCTGAGAGGTCGCTGGAGATGGCGCCGATCTGGTCGGCGGGCACGGTGATCTCCAGGTGGACATAGGGCTCCAGCAGCACGGGGCGGGCCTTGCTCACCGCGTCGATGAACGCCTTTCGGCCCGCGGTGATGAAGGCCACTTCCTTCGAGTCCACGTCGTGGTACTTGCCGTCGTACACCGACACGCGGATGCCCTGCATGGGGTAGCCCGCGACCGCGCCGGTGGAGAGCACCTGTCGGATGCCCTTTTCGATGGCGGGCAGGAACTGCTTGGGGATCGACCCGCCGAAGGTGTCATCCACGAACTCGAAGAGTTCGCCGTTGGCGGCGCCCTCCTCGGCGGTGAGGGGTTCGACGCGCAGGTAGACCTCGCCGAACTGTCCCGCGCCGCCGGTCTGCTTCTTGTGGCGGTGGTGGCCGTCGGCCTTGGCGGTGATGGTCTCCTTGTAGGCCACCTTGGGCAGGCGGGCCTCCACGTCCACGCCGTAGCGATCCTTGAGCATCCGGAGTTTCATGCGCAGGTGCTGCTCGCCCAGCCCGCGGATGACCGTTTCGTTGGTCGCCGCCACGCGCTCGACGGCGAAGGTGGGATCCTCGGCGGTCATCTTGTGCAGGGCCTCGGCGAGCTTGGTCTCCGCGCCCTTCTGCTTGCCCTCGATGGCCAGCCCGTACATGGGCTTGGGCAGGGCCAGCGGCTTGAGGTGCAGGTCTTCGCCGATCTCACCCGTGTGAAGCACCGAGTTGAAGTGAATCTCGTCGATCTTGGCCACCGCGCCGATGTCTCCCGCGATGATCTGCCTGATCTCGGCGTGATCCTTGCCCCGCACCTTGAAGACGTGCGCGATGCGCACACCCTTGCGCCCCGCGTCCACGCGCGGCTGCAGGTCCGATCCGACGTGCCCCTGATGCACGCGGAAGACCGCCAGCTTGCCCACGTAGGGGTCGCTGGCGACCTTGAACACGTGCGCCACCAGCGGCTTGGAGGAATCCGGCACGGCGCGGAAGGGTTTGAGTTCCCCCCCTACTCCTGCCCCCGCACCACCCGCCGTGTACTGGAACGGACGGGGGTTGCCCTCCAGCGGGCTGGGCAGGTTGTGGGCGAAGAAATCGACGAGCTCCTTCAGCCCCACGTTCTCGCGGGCGGAGGTGAAGAAGACCGGGATCAGGTGTCCCTCGCGCAGGGCCTTGCAGAACGGTTCATGCAGTTTCTCGATGGGGACCGAGCCGTTGGCCAGGTATTCCTCCATCAGTGCTTCATCCACCTCCACCACCTGGTCCACGATGCCGGTGTGGAACTCGGACACGTCGCCCATGTCGCTCGCGCCCGAGGCGTTCTGAAAGCAGTCGATCACCTGCTTGCCGCCATTGGCGGGCAGGTTGACGGGGCGGCATTCGCTGCCGAAGGTTTCCTGCACCGCGCCGAGCAGGTCGAGCAGGTCGCCGCCGTGATCGATCTTGTTGATGATGATCATGCGGGGCAGATTTCGCTCGGCGGCGAACTTCATCAGCCGCCTCGCCACCGGGTCGATGCCGCGAACCGGGTCGAGCATGACGATCACCGTCTCCACCGCGGGCATGGCGCAGAAGGCCTTGCCGATGAAGTCGGGAGCCCCGGGCGTGTCAATGAGGTTGATGTGCGCCCCGGCGTGGTCGAAGTGGACCAGGGCGCTGTCGATGCTGTGATGGAGTTCCTTCTCCAGCGGGTCGTAGTCGGTGACCGTGTTGCCGTCCTCCACGCGCCCCACCCGTCCGATCAGTCCGGCGTTGTGCAGCAGGTGCTCGACGAGGGTCGTCTTGCCCGACGCCGCACTGCCGGTCAGGGCAATGTTGCGGATGTCCTTGGTGGTGTAGGCGGGTGTCATCATGGCACGGTCCTCCTGCACGCGGCCCCAACGCCGCGGAAAAGGGTTCAGAAGGCGCCCAAGCGGCGCAGTCCAGGATTGTAGCGGAAGACGTGCGAATCAGGTACGTGCTCGTCGCCGCACGAACAGCGTGGAGGCGACGGCGGTTGGAAAGAAAAACGCCCCGGGGCTGCCCGGGGCGTATGACATCGGAAGGCGGCAGCCGCTACTCGCACTCCGGACATCCGGATGGACCCTGTGTTGGATGCGCACAGATTCGCTCGATCTCCGAGCAGCTGATGGACGTTGACGTCTCCTCAAAGCACTCCAAGGTCAGGTGCGGCGTATCGCAGGCAATATCCTGAAGTCCGCCGATGGCTCGGATCCACACGCACGCTCCGCTCGGCGCCGTCGGCACGCAGTCGTCGTCGACAAGCGTCATCGCCCACCACCACTCCTTGCCATCGGGACACACATCCATCACGGGACATGCCGTGCGGAACTGGTCCCAGGAGTTCCGACGAATCCACGTGATCTCCGTGTGCTGCTGATTCGTTTCATCACACCAGATGATCTTGACGGGATAGGAGGGGCACAGATCCTGCGCTCGCGTTCGGCGCGCCAAGAACCCTTGCACATTCAATTTCGTCAGCACCGCGTGGGCGAGTTCGCGTGCTTCCGACTCCGGAATACCCCGCGTCTGCAACGCTTCGGTGACGATGCGAAGCGGCCCCAGCGAACGCCATGGCTCGGACCTGTTCCGGGCGGAATCCTCAGAGGCGTAGTCCATCAATCCGACGGCCCATGTCGTCGCATTGACAGCTTCCTGACCCTCCAGTCCCAGTTCAAGAAACGCGGCATAAAGAAAACCGTGGATGTTACCCTGCCAACTAAAGAACGCCCGATTGTTCAATGACATTCTTCCTGGCGCTCGTGGTTGATCTGATGGTGCTGTCACCGCGGTGACTGTCCGCATCTCACCATGCAGTTCCGTTAATTGGGCGATCGCCGACTCCGCCGCCTTTTCCGCCGCCTCCGACTCGAAGCCGATCGCTCGAAACGCGAACCGCGCATAGACCTTGGGATCCCTGACGGCCTCGCGATTGGTCAAGCCGATGACCGAGTCCGCCAGTTCAACCGCCCGCGAAGCGGGAATGCCCGCGGTCTCAAACACAGAAGCCACGAAAGCGAGCAGATTGTTCTCCCAGTGGTAGATGGGACGACGCTCCATCGCTGCGTCTCGATTGCCGTCATCCACCACCGGAGCGTACTGGATTGATCGAGCGTTCCTGAAACCGCAACCGCAGTCATTCCGGGCAGTGCGTGCATCAATCGAGGGCGCCGCCGCACCGACCCAGACGCCTCCACCACCGATGATGAGCGCGAGGATCGCGACACAGAACCAACGCTGCTGTAGTACGTTTCGCATGATATGTTCCCCTGACAGTAATCAGGCGATCCCTCTCCGAGTCGAAGCTATGCTGAGTAGGCGAGGAGGTCAAGTTTCATGACGAGAAAAGAGCTGACTGCACCCTCTCCTGACACGCCTCTCTTCCACATCGTGCTTCTGAGCCCGGAGATCCCCAACAACACGGGGAACATCGGCCGCACCGCTGCCGCCACGGGGTGTCGGCTGCACATCATTCATCCCATCGGCTTCGACATGTCGGAGAAAGCCCGTCGCCGGGCGGGGCTGGACTACTGGCACCTCGTCGATTGCGTGGAGCATGCCTCGTGGGAGGCGTTTGTGGCGCGCGAGGGACTCGAACCACTCTCCCCGGCATCCCGCCCGCCG includes the following:
- a CDS encoding DUF2283 domain-containing protein, producing the protein MRIRYFTDTDTLLIEFREDGAVAHTRDLDENTTLDLDAQGNLCALTIEHASRRTGIPEFSYQQVAA
- a CDS encoding tRNA (cytidine(34)-2'-O)-methyltransferase; protein product: MTRKELTAPSPDTPLFHIVLLSPEIPNNTGNIGRTAAATGCRLHIIHPIGFDMSEKARRRAGLDYWHLVDCVEHASWEAFVAREGLEPLSPASRPPRLWLYTTKSDRPHWEATFRRGDYLLFGRETAGVPEHVHDWVARACGEDHRITLPMVNVPGARSLNLATAVCAAVYEGMRQVMSSSVVRSAAG
- a CDS encoding elongation factor G; translation: MTPAYTTKDIRNIALTGSAASGKTTLVEHLLHNAGLIGRVGRVEDGNTVTDYDPLEKELHHSIDSALVHFDHAGAHINLIDTPGAPDFIGKAFCAMPAVETVIVMLDPVRGIDPVARRLMKFAAERNLPRMIIINKIDHGGDLLDLLGAVQETFGSECRPVNLPANGGKQVIDCFQNASGASDMGDVSEFHTGIVDQVVEVDEALMEEYLANGSVPIEKLHEPFCKALREGHLIPVFFTSARENVGLKELVDFFAHNLPSPLEGNPRPFQYTAGGAGAGVGGELKPFRAVPDSSKPLVAHVFKVASDPYVGKLAVFRVHQGHVGSDLQPRVDAGRKGVRIAHVFKVRGKDHAEIRQIIAGDIGAVAKIDEIHFNSVLHTGEIGEDLHLKPLALPKPMYGLAIEGKQKGAETKLAEALHKMTAEDPTFAVERVAATNETVIRGLGEQHLRMKLRMLKDRYGVDVEARLPKVAYKETITAKADGHHRHKKQTGGAGQFGEVYLRVEPLTAEEGAANGELFEFVDDTFGGSIPKQFLPAIEKGIRQVLSTGAVAGYPMQGIRVSVYDGKYHDVDSKEVAFITAGRKAFIDAVSKARPVLLEPYVHLEITVPADQIGAISSDLSGRRGRIQGTDMLPGNQAVVKAEVPLAEVMSYSAQLKSITGGAGSYSMEYSHDEQTPPNIQAEVVARYKPRAEEE
- a CDS encoding UDP-N-acetylmuramoyl-L-alanine--D-glutamate ligase produces the protein MDSLRNQRVLVMGLGRFGGGLGVTRWLAGQGARVTVTDTAPAEKLAASVAALRDLIDAGRVVLRLGAHDERDFTSHDVVIANPAVPRPWENPLLNAARAAGVPITTEIRLVTERLDRRRVIGVTGSAGKSTTSAMIHHALLRLGHRAHLGGNIGGSLLDRLTPGADDPIGASDLVVLELSSAQLHWLGAGVGQPGAPAWSPRVAVITNIAPNHLDWHGTFEQYRESKMNITRAQGPGDVLIRSDELLPARVIPLRVPGGHNQRNAWTASHAASAMTECSPDEAAAALADFPGLPHRLQLVAEHDGVRYYNDSKSTTPEATLLAVASFDDPARVHLIVGGSDKGADLSPIARLGPRLGGLYAIGLTGRRIIDLAERVSFVVGCDAASSTRHAVYAETLERAVAAAMARLRPGDVLLLSPGCASLDQFANYEARGEAFAALVRESCEATRVG
- a CDS encoding MBL fold metallo-hydrolase, yielding MTTPPPRPIIHTFVLGDYQTNCFVVEAPPSRDCWIVDCGQEPEELIDFIRSRGLKPVALLLTHAHLDHIAGIDIARRALGPMPMFIHRAEAGFCSDPMANLSILTGRPVSVTEPENLLSGGETLQLAGTRWRVLHTPGHSPGGVCYIHDDSRQALVGDTLFAGSIGRFDFPTSDPDALRTSILETIMSLPDDMTVHPGHGPATTIGRERKTNPYVRGGW
- a CDS encoding homocysteine S-methyltransferase family protein produces the protein MDARDSHRLLLDGATGTELDRRGVDTSLPLWSARAITDAPDVLSAIHRDYLLAGADIITANTFRTQERTLAQAGRPGQGRELTLRAVEIARRARDAINSDAQVAGSVAPLEDCYEPDRSPPFEQCLEEHADHIDALIEGGADLLLIETMNTVHEARAAIEVARERLPGRWIASCCLRSDGPSGVLLSGEPVGALGPYLAGAFAVGVNCASAASLAAQIDHLRRLVEPGTRLIAYANIGRPDPVRGWVNTDAVNPARYAEHARTWLKAGASIIGGCCGTTPATIAALAALKV
- a CDS encoding HAD family phosphatase, producing the protein MQAVIFDVDGVLVDSYHAHLESWQATAREHEVPFTREDFARTFGRTSRDIIRLLWPNGEALSDEAIRAVDDRKEALYREIVAAAFPAMDGAAELIRGLHQAGFRIAAGSSGPPENVQLAVERLGMAHAFNALVTGMDVTRGKPDPQVFLLAAERLGVPPARCVVVEDAPAGVEAAHRAGMTCVGVISTGRTHSDVAHAERVVRSLRELSPRDFAALLNGANVR
- a CDS encoding cupin domain-containing protein, yielding MLIRRAEDTPGKPMEMDGVKGVTMRMMVGRGDGAPTFAMRHFTVEPGGHTPRHSHNYEHEVYVVAGEATVEQDGEFREIRQGDVVFVKPNALHQFVNKGAKPFQFLCFVPVSFDCGGGQMSPTPGSG
- the lepB gene encoding signal peptidase I; this translates as MALFRRSKKLPGKEKPQPTTWYGRLWVNWIRPIGLAVLIVFGFRSMFIDWNDVPSSSMEPTILVGDRIFVNRTAFGLQVPFSTALGGPWWILKWGQPQRGDIVVFFATQKEPGGATATRRLVKRIAGVPGDTLEMRNGVLSVNGKPVETREGNAGKYARLDLHGVHPDQAAFSQEVLGDVLHPVMHTHNSRSPFSTFGPVVVPEGHYLMMGDNRNNSRDSRRVEGLPDENNGFGFVPREKIVGRAFGVAFSVDKVPSFRPRWERFFRGFDQTRVEAPAGN